The following are encoded in a window of Bacteroidota bacterium genomic DNA:
- a CDS encoding T9SS type A sorting domain-containing protein, producing MFHQIGQEIKEFNQQNDHFGLNKVSWQTNDLPAGVYFCKVTTNERIQTRKIIKL from the coding sequence ATATTCCATCAAATCGGTCAGGAAATAAAAGAATTTAATCAACAAAACGATCACTTCGGATTAAACAAGGTTTCCTGGCAAACAAATGATTTACCGGCAGGCGTTTACTTCTGCAAAGTAACAACAAACGAAAGAATACAAACGAGAAAAATTATAAAACTTTAA